In Methanothermobacter sp., a genomic segment contains:
- a CDS encoding 50S ribosomal protein L37e, whose protein sequence is MKGTPSFGKRNKSLHIRCRRCGRNAYHIRKKVCAACGFGRSKRIRRYSWQNKKVNGRRLK, encoded by the coding sequence ATGAAAGGCACTCCATCATTCGGTAAAAGGAATAAGAGTCTGCATATAAGATGTAGACGTTGTGGAAGAAACGCTTATCATATACGTAAGAAGGTATGTGCTGCTTGCGGATTTGGAAGATCCAAGAGGATAAGACGTTATAGCTGGCAGAATAAGAAAGTTAATGGTCGAAGGTTGAAATAA
- a CDS encoding toprim domain-containing protein has translation MLDNRGPIDVRIIVEGASDVESVSKALQDVSLGSEYHITISSIIPTTSLEIAKRAVEGADIVLIATDADATGRELAEKFQRNLKENVGHVERVKLPYGHDVEYIDPRLMMEEIKNAIIRAGLSSIANIRKLRKLEEKVHQFKSKIDELSNENSTLQDENNRLSNELEKITEEKEELNSKLEKLEEKFTHLQEDYQKIKEKYKELKGKSFLEMFPLHELWRDLFDEELEDEKKIVKVADTLKSENLIIGQGYIAAPSKEDAITCLRTIRTILFLMSRTEEK, from the coding sequence ATGTTAGATAATCGCGGCCCCATTGATGTTCGTATAATTGTTGAGGGAGCATCTGATGTGGAGAGTGTTTCAAAGGCTCTTCAGGATGTCTCGTTAGGTTCTGAATATCATATAACAATCTCTTCGATAATACCAACCACTAGCCTGGAAATAGCTAAAAGGGCTGTTGAAGGCGCTGATATAGTGCTCATAGCCACGGATGCTGATGCTACCGGCAGAGAACTTGCAGAGAAGTTCCAGAGAAACCTTAAAGAGAATGTGGGGCACGTTGAAAGGGTGAAATTACCCTATGGCCACGATGTGGAATATATTGACCCTCGGCTCATGATGGAGGAGATAAAAAATGCTATTATAAGAGCCGGTTTATCCTCAATCGCAAATATAAGAAAATTAAGAAAACTTGAAGAAAAAGTACACCAATTCAAGTCTAAAATAGATGAATTATCCAATGAAAACAGCACATTACAAGATGAGAATAATAGATTATCAAATGAATTGGAAAAAATCACAGAAGAGAAGGAGGAATTGAACTCCAAATTAGAGAAATTAGAAGAGAAGTTCACCCACCTTCAAGAAGATTACCAGAAAATTAAGGAAAAATACAAGGAACTTAAAGGTAAAAGCTTCCTTGAAATGTTTCCCCTCCATGAATTATGGAGAGACCTTTTTGATGAAGAACTTGAAGATGAAAAGAAGATTGTAAAAGTGGCGGATACTCTTAAATCTGAAAATCTAATCATAGGACAAGGTTATATCGCAGCACCCTCAAAAGAGGATGCGATAACTTGTCTAAGAACCATAAGGACAATCCTATTTTTAATGAGCAGGACGGAGGAAAAGTGA
- a CDS encoding LSm family protein — MIVNSQKGSIQRPLDALGNSLNSPVLIKLKGDREFRGVLKSFDLHMNLVLNDAEELENGEVTRRLGTVLIRGDNIVYISP, encoded by the coding sequence ATGATTGTGAATTCGCAAAAAGGTAGTATACAAAGACCACTTGATGCGCTGGGTAATTCATTGAATTCTCCAGTTCTCATTAAACTAAAAGGTGACAGGGAATTCAGGGGTGTTCTGAAGAGTTTTGACCTCCATATGAATCTTGTGTTAAATGATGCCGAAGAACTGGAGAATGGAGAGGTTACCAGGAGACTCGGAACAGTATTAATTAGAGGAGATAACATAGTATATATATCCCCATAG
- the purF gene encoding amidophosphoribosyltransferase: MKDKCGIVGIYSSDKNKNIAPHIYYGLYALQHRGQESAGISTSNGKRFYTHKGMGLVYEVFNGKKLKKLKGNIGIGHVRYSTTGKSRIENSQPFHNRIGGLDIAIAHNGDIVNSGELRRELEKEGYTFQSTTDSEVISYLIRREYQKDNDMIKAIERTSKQLIGSYSLVILFNHELYVVRDPLGIKPLALAEKDGTRMVASESVAFDVIGAEYQRDVRPGEIIHLNNDESHIIKGSEKMRRAHCMFEYVYFARPDSIIDGRNVYEVRLKIGRALYREHPADVDVVMPVPDSAITAAIGYSRESGIPYGEGLIKNRYVGRTFIMPTQEERETAVKLKMNPIKSELENKKIVLIDDSIVRGTTSKALIDILREAGAREIHLRIGCPPITSPCYYGIAMATKKELLASNKTIKEIRDILGVDSLGYLSIESLVKAIGISKKNLCTGCLDGEYPTPVPL, encoded by the coding sequence GTGAAGGACAAATGTGGTATTGTGGGCATATACTCTTCTGATAAAAACAAGAATATAGCCCCCCACATTTATTATGGACTCTACGCCCTCCAACATCGCGGACAAGAATCAGCAGGTATATCAACTTCGAATGGCAAAAGATTCTACACACACAAGGGAATGGGACTTGTATATGAGGTCTTCAACGGCAAAAAATTGAAAAAACTCAAAGGTAACATTGGAATCGGGCATGTAAGATACTCCACAACAGGAAAATCTAGGATAGAAAATTCACAGCCATTCCATAATAGAATAGGCGGCTTGGATATTGCCATAGCCCATAACGGTGACATAGTAAATTCAGGGGAACTTCGAAGAGAACTGGAAAAGGAAGGCTACACTTTCCAATCAACCACAGATTCTGAAGTTATCAGTTACTTGATCAGGAGGGAATATCAAAAGGACAACGACATGATAAAAGCCATTGAAAGAACATCAAAACAGCTCATAGGATCATATTCCCTCGTAATACTCTTTAACCATGAATTATATGTTGTAAGAGACCCCCTAGGAATAAAACCATTAGCATTAGCAGAAAAGGATGGTACAAGGATGGTAGCATCTGAGAGCGTGGCATTCGATGTTATAGGCGCTGAATACCAAAGAGACGTCAGACCAGGGGAGATAATCCACTTAAACAATGATGAGTCACATATCATCAAAGGCTCCGAAAAAATGAGAAGAGCCCATTGCATGTTCGAATATGTATATTTCGCACGACCAGACAGCATCATCGACGGCAGAAACGTCTACGAGGTAAGATTAAAAATAGGAAGAGCGCTTTACAGGGAACACCCAGCAGATGTGGACGTGGTGATGCCAGTACCAGATTCCGCCATAACAGCCGCAATTGGCTACTCACGAGAATCAGGGATACCCTATGGTGAAGGCCTTATAAAAAACCGTTATGTAGGCCGCACATTCATCATGCCAACCCAAGAAGAAAGAGAGACCGCAGTCAAACTCAAAATGAACCCTATAAAATCAGAACTCGAAAACAAGAAGATAGTGCTAATAGATGATAGTATAGTTAGGGGCACGACATCCAAGGCCCTCATAGACATCCTTAGAGAGGCTGGAGCGCGTGAAATACACCTTAGGATAGGATGTCCCCCTATAACATCACCTTGTTATTATGGTATTGCAATGGCAACAAAAAAAGAACTTTTAGCATCCAATAAAACAATTAAAGAGATAAGGGACATACTAGGCGTAGACTCACTAGGTTATCTGAGCATAGAATCCCTAGTGAAGGCTATTGGCATCAGCAAAAAAAATCTGTGTACTGGATGCCTTGATGGAGAATATCCCACCCCCGTACCACTTTGA